The following coding sequences lie in one Changpingibacter yushuensis genomic window:
- a CDS encoding SAVED domain-containing protein, whose translation MADPRGPVFLSYRRKRLRETTALVQTLGDRGIPSWRDVDNLPNEPTEATIRAVLNDDKTSGAILWLTPDAKDSPIIRDVEVPEAVRRYRRDSNFWLVIVLANRLKYDDVSDLFADTLGVEDLSTWNLTKVAAPWASMSDISQIANAALKQRIRKISEATPSPRVAQVVVHAKGTMVAPSGVDLAVDWTRHFKDASPRSEDWTTMSESAHDIAAALKQLTEPVTDLHLIGTPSVPTAMLLGSTYSGRDGRSPAWLQRQPDGHTTTPWRVSDATDASIADQRGWKASRPVYRDTSANALAVCVNISDDVSEAFARSRSVLPAWRAVLTIGSPAGRNTRAMPVAPDEVASLVHLTVDAIRNVRSQVSGIDSIHIFIAGPAGFAFLLGTAIATLPPITTYEYDTSTALYVPAATFTS comes from the coding sequence ATGGCTGATCCGCGCGGCCCCGTATTCCTTTCCTACCGCAGAAAACGACTGCGAGAGACAACCGCGCTCGTTCAGACGCTCGGTGACCGAGGTATCCCGAGTTGGCGAGACGTAGACAACCTTCCAAATGAGCCAACCGAGGCAACAATTCGCGCCGTCCTCAATGACGACAAAACCTCCGGTGCGATCCTTTGGCTCACTCCCGACGCGAAAGACAGCCCAATCATTAGGGACGTTGAGGTTCCAGAGGCTGTTCGTCGTTACCGACGCGATAGCAACTTCTGGCTCGTCATCGTTCTTGCCAATCGTCTGAAATACGACGACGTCTCGGACCTCTTTGCCGACACTCTCGGTGTGGAAGACCTTAGCACCTGGAATCTCACCAAGGTGGCTGCGCCGTGGGCTTCGATGAGTGATATCTCCCAGATCGCTAACGCCGCTTTGAAACAAAGGATCAGGAAGATCTCGGAGGCAACGCCGTCGCCACGGGTTGCTCAGGTGGTGGTCCATGCGAAGGGCACGATGGTCGCTCCATCAGGTGTGGACCTAGCGGTCGATTGGACCAGACACTTCAAAGACGCATCCCCGCGCAGCGAAGACTGGACAACTATGTCCGAATCAGCGCACGATATTGCGGCGGCATTAAAGCAGCTCACGGAGCCTGTCACTGATCTGCACCTAATTGGGACCCCGTCCGTTCCGACAGCCATGCTCCTTGGCTCTACCTACTCAGGCAGAGACGGTCGGAGCCCCGCCTGGTTACAACGCCAGCCCGATGGCCACACGACGACACCCTGGAGAGTATCTGACGCCACTGACGCCTCGATCGCAGATCAACGCGGTTGGAAGGCCTCTCGACCCGTATACAGGGATACGTCTGCTAACGCTCTCGCTGTTTGTGTCAACATCAGCGACGATGTATCTGAAGCCTTCGCTCGGAGTCGCTCGGTCTTACCTGCGTGGCGCGCGGTTCTAACAATTGGATCGCCCGCAGGGCGCAACACACGAGCTATGCCAGTTGCCCCGGACGAGGTGGCTTCTCTCGTTCATCTGACCGTTGATGCGATCCGCAACGTTCGTTCTCAGGTGAGTGGCATCGATTCGATCCATATTTTCATTGCAGGGCCAGCAGGCTTCGCCTTCTTGCTCGGAACTGCCATCGCCACGTTACCGCCCATCACAACTTACGAGTACGACACCTCGACCGCGCTATACGTGCCTGCGGCAACATTCACAAGTTAA
- a CDS encoding ATP-binding protein codes for MTANSELFGNVLEYPDPSARERFDALVGIDQIKQRLVNEASVLINPEVLECWSVKHHRSTLNAVHAVEERTPLIVLAGDVGTGKTELAESVGDPIARSLKLPMLSLYPLSLNARGRGLVGEMSTLITQAFEHVRSSLGQARDSKGKVRSAAILLIDEADAIAQSRELAQMHHEDRAGVNALIRAIDSLRRDKLPVLTIMCTNRSDALDPAIARRAAHVFTFERPSEEQRAHVLTQALAGTNITPTTIDEAARLLGSNAERGWGATYSDLRQRFVPDLVLNAYGNDTPITAEALSAAAASFVPTRPFGANNG; via the coding sequence ATGACCGCCAACAGTGAACTCTTCGGCAACGTCCTCGAATACCCAGATCCGTCAGCTCGAGAGCGCTTTGACGCCCTCGTTGGCATCGACCAGATCAAACAGCGACTCGTGAACGAAGCGAGCGTTCTGATCAACCCCGAGGTGCTCGAATGCTGGAGCGTGAAGCATCACCGGTCCACCCTCAATGCAGTTCATGCCGTCGAGGAGCGCACCCCCCTAATCGTTCTCGCCGGAGACGTCGGAACGGGCAAGACGGAACTCGCCGAATCTGTCGGAGATCCAATCGCCCGCTCCCTGAAACTCCCAATGCTCTCCCTTTACCCACTCAGCCTGAACGCGCGTGGGCGAGGCCTTGTCGGTGAAATGAGCACCCTCATCACCCAAGCTTTCGAGCATGTCAGATCCTCGCTTGGCCAAGCACGCGATAGCAAGGGAAAGGTCCGCAGCGCCGCAATCCTCCTCATCGACGAAGCCGACGCCATCGCTCAATCCCGTGAGCTCGCACAGATGCACCACGAGGATCGTGCTGGCGTCAACGCACTCATCCGTGCCATTGACAGTCTTCGCCGAGACAAACTCCCCGTCCTCACCATCATGTGCACGAACCGATCCGACGCACTCGATCCCGCAATAGCGCGACGCGCGGCTCATGTATTTACCTTCGAACGCCCGTCTGAGGAACAACGAGCGCATGTCCTCACCCAAGCCCTCGCCGGGACAAACATCACCCCAACCACAATCGACGAAGCCGCACGACTGCTTGGATCCAACGCTGAACGAGGATGGGGTGCCACATACTCTGACCTCAGACAACGGTTCGTGCCTGACCTCGTCCTTAACGCCTACGGTAACGACACGCCCATCACTGCAGAGGCCCTTAGCGCAGCTGCAGCGTCGTTCGTTCCCACGCGCCCATTTGGAGCGAACAATGGCTGA
- a CDS encoding site-specific integrase — MRTPGGPGTSQEDPLPAPGCTAVRDPRRDTAHGQQHPQAAQGRDGQGRVADVTPHRFRRTAATAINEIGGLQLASELLGHSDPSITREHYIRRNETVDPITAEFLENALGKAS; from the coding sequence ATTCGCACTCCAGGCGGTCCAGGCACGTCTCAAGAAGATCCGCTTCCCGCACCCGGATGCACTGCTGTTCGCGACCCGCGTCGGGACACCGCACACGGCCAACAACATCCGCAGGCAGCTCAGGGACGTGATGGACAAGGCCGGGTCGCGGACGTGACCCCGCACCGGTTCCGCCGCACCGCCGCGACCGCGATTAACGAGATCGGAGGACTGCAACTCGCCTCCGAACTCCTCGGTCACAGCGACCCCTCCATCACGAGAGAGCACTACATACGCCGCAACGAGACCGTGGACCCGATCACGGCAGAGTTCTTGGAGAATGCCCTTGGGAAGGCGAGCTGA
- a CDS encoding RloB family protein: MAGRQRRRPTRPHRQPARRILVVTEGTRTEPQYVEGLNRYLRSKGATAIVKPVSVGKDPLKVVQKCVEKRDEAAQNDKGYDESVCLVDVDEHQTLPAAVQLAEREEIRLLVSNLKFEAWLRWHVEDKRSVLTSTQLDDLVARLGLVKGKILSQSFPFHQVHSASVTARAIDPEMRPGRKGPNPSSAMPILVELMQGA; the protein is encoded by the coding sequence GTGGCGGGCAGACAACGTCGACGCCCCACCAGGCCGCATCGGCAACCTGCACGACGCATCCTTGTCGTCACGGAAGGAACCCGCACCGAGCCCCAATATGTTGAGGGATTGAACCGCTACCTGCGAAGTAAGGGCGCTACGGCTATCGTCAAGCCCGTTTCGGTGGGCAAGGACCCGCTGAAAGTCGTGCAGAAGTGCGTTGAGAAGAGGGACGAAGCGGCACAGAACGACAAGGGCTATGACGAGAGCGTGTGTCTGGTCGACGTCGATGAACACCAGACGTTGCCTGCGGCCGTTCAATTAGCTGAACGAGAGGAGATACGGCTTCTGGTTTCGAACCTCAAGTTCGAGGCATGGCTGCGATGGCACGTTGAGGACAAGCGCTCGGTGCTCACCTCGACGCAGCTTGACGATCTTGTTGCCAGGCTCGGTCTCGTCAAAGGCAAGATCCTCTCGCAGTCGTTCCCGTTCCATCAGGTGCACAGCGCAAGTGTTACGGCTCGAGCGATTGATCCTGAGATGCGGCCAGGGCGCAAAGGGCCGAACCCGTCGTCGGCGATGCCGATCCTCGTAGAGCTTATGCAAGGGGCTTGA
- a CDS encoding IS3 family transposase (programmed frameshift), with product MAKYSDEFKADAVALVHAGNSQSQVCRDLGVSKSAISNWVAADERNRLGLPASNEVDSNENMQIQALISRNRLLEQENEVLRRAAAYLSQIHIKKPKIIYPLVQEMAAQDYRPVRVPVAVAGRVLGFSKQAYYKWVKNPVSAREVEESGLTQKLLELHADDPEFGYRFLADEMQSLGFRVSERRVWRLCNKAGIRSVISKRKRKYVPAGEPVSDDLVKRDFTANKPNQLWLTDITEHHTKEGRLYICAVKDVFSNRIVGYSINSRMKASLAVNALQNALLQRDYPAGVVVHSDRGSQFRSRKYRHVLEENGLLQSMGQVGAAGDNAAMESFFSLLQKNVLDRKSWAFRSKLRLAIVSWIEGKYHRKRRQRKLGKLTPVEFEMVMMETVALAA from the exons ATGGCTAAATATTCTGATGAGTTTAAGGCAGATGCTGTTGCTTTGGTTCATGCTGGTAACTCTCAATCGCAGGTCTGTCGCGATCTTGGTGTTTCTAAATCAGCAATAAGTAATTGGGTTGCTGCTGATGAAAGAAACCGTTTAGGTTTGCCCGCTTCTAACGAGGTTGACAGTAATGAGAATATGCAAATCCAGGCATTGATTAGCCGTAACCGGTTACTGGAGCAAGAAAACGAGGTGCTACGCCGGGCTGCCGCTTATTTGTCACAGATACATATCAAAA AACCCAAAATAATATACCCTCTCGTTCAAGAAATGGCTGCCCAAGATTATCGCCCAGTAAGGGTGCCTGTGGCAGTGGCGGGCAGGGTGCTCGGGTTTAGTAAGCAGGCTTACTATAAATGGGTTAAAAACCCAGTCTCGGCTAGAGAGGTAGAAGAATCAGGGCTGACGCAGAAACTTTTAGAGTTACATGCGGATGATCCTGAGTTTGGTTACAGGTTCCTTGCCGACGAGATGCAATCGCTTGGGTTTAGGGTGTCTGAAAGACGTGTGTGGCGACTTTGCAACAAAGCTGGGATCAGGTCAGTGATTAGTAAACGTAAACGTAAATATGTGCCTGCGGGTGAGCCTGTTAGTGATGATCTAGTTAAGCGCGACTTCACAGCTAATAAACCTAACCAGCTTTGGTTGACCGATATTACAGAGCATCACACGAAAGAAGGCCGTCTCTATATTTGTGCGGTTAAAGACGTGTTCTCTAACCGCATTGTGGGTTATTCGATCAACAGCAGAATGAAAGCAAGTCTTGCTGTTAATGCTTTACAGAATGCGCTATTGCAGCGTGATTACCCGGCTGGTGTTGTGGTGCATTCAGATCGGGGTAGCCAGTTTCGTTCCCGTAAATATCGGCATGTTTTAGAGGAAAACGGTTTGTTACAGTCGATGGGTCAAGTAGGTGCGGCAGGGGATAATGCTGCGATGGAATCGTTCTTCAGCTTGTTGCAAAAGAACGTGCTTGACCGTAAAAGTTGGGCATTTAGGAGCAAGTTACGACTTGCGATTGTTTCTTGGATCGAGGGTAAATATCATCGTAAACGCAGGCAGCGAAAGCTCGGCAAATTGACCCCTGTCGAGTTCGAGATGGTTATGATGGAAACAGTCGCGTTAGCGGCTTGA
- a CDS encoding tyrosine-type recombinase/integrase, translating to MARPRTPIGAFGVVSTRRTDGGRCVARTRYRDWDGKSRHVQVTGATRPTAERELKKKLSERDLFNPGFSGMSADSSFPALVSYWLEDMDLEDRLSRTTRLLYERNMRTLVLSFFKEVTLREIGVARCDYFLKQLAKKSYNRARQARVVLRLALGLTVRHEIIPRNPMDHVSRLRRPTRTPDVFTWGELEAIRTGISAWEQRPIKAGPKPDGQLGQIVEVMLGTSARIGEFLAIRVGDLDLAVPIPSVRISGTIISRKGEPTHR from the coding sequence GTGGCTAGACCTCGCACCCCAATCGGAGCTTTTGGCGTCGTAAGCACCCGGCGCACCGACGGCGGACGGTGCGTCGCTCGGACCCGGTACCGGGACTGGGATGGTAAGAGCAGACACGTCCAGGTCACTGGCGCGACCAGACCCACCGCAGAACGCGAGTTGAAGAAGAAGCTCTCCGAACGGGATCTGTTCAACCCTGGGTTCTCCGGGATGAGCGCCGACAGCTCCTTCCCTGCGCTGGTGTCGTATTGGCTCGAAGACATGGACCTTGAAGACCGGCTCTCGCGTACGACAAGGCTGCTCTATGAGCGCAACATGCGGACCCTCGTCCTGTCCTTTTTCAAGGAGGTCACGCTGAGGGAGATCGGGGTGGCCCGCTGCGACTACTTCCTCAAGCAACTTGCGAAGAAGAGCTACAACCGAGCACGCCAAGCCCGAGTCGTCCTGCGGCTCGCGCTCGGACTTACTGTGCGCCATGAGATCATCCCTCGCAACCCGATGGATCATGTCTCCCGGCTCCGTCGCCCCACTCGCACCCCGGACGTGTTCACCTGGGGCGAGCTCGAAGCGATCCGCACTGGCATCAGCGCCTGGGAACAGCGACCGATCAAGGCAGGGCCGAAACCGGACGGGCAACTCGGGCAGATCGTGGAAGTCATGCTCGGTACCTCAGCACGCATCGGCGAGTTCCTTGCGATCCGCGTCGGAGACCTCGACCTTGCGGTCCCGATCCCCTCGGTGCGCATCTCTGGAACGATCATCAGCCGAAAGGGTGAACCCACGCACCGCTAG
- a CDS encoding AAA family ATPase encodes MILLSFTVRNHKSIRDEVAVDLTRPTLKTLQPKDGDWSAASYPLAGIFGGNATGKSAVLDAFRYAFTAIRQSATVWQEAKSMRRAPFKLDGNSQTSTSLYELDLVHDGRRYMYGFEVDRDGIKREWLRDVPSSRWRTLLERDREENVFTFHQRLGSKIEVTPRELVLSRALLLRDSAIHAFAHDLVESFDIVLVKDSHRTARLRSLADSLADGDVTFADLEALLQVADIGVMKVDIEETNIPERIRRAVLRFERDLREEHDEDASGEGQDDGDEEQEELEVDELEQVVRRLLLTHQGTADDCPPFSVEEESDGTIAWLAIAVPALEALRGGGLLLVDEIDASLHPHLLEVLLGAFADPLVNAHHAQLIFTSHESYVLSPLSEVRLEPEQIWLTDKTNEGVTELACLADFPKHPDANVAKRYLTGRYGGTPRLSPSLFAALVDTGEVQQ; translated from the coding sequence ATGATCCTACTGAGCTTCACTGTGCGCAACCATAAGAGCATCCGCGACGAGGTCGCGGTCGATCTCACGCGCCCTACGCTGAAGACTCTCCAGCCGAAGGATGGCGACTGGAGCGCGGCGAGCTACCCGCTCGCTGGGATCTTCGGGGGCAATGCAACCGGCAAGTCCGCAGTTCTGGACGCGTTCCGCTACGCCTTCACCGCGATCAGGCAATCTGCCACCGTGTGGCAGGAGGCGAAGTCCATGCGGCGCGCACCTTTCAAGCTTGACGGGAACTCGCAGACTTCAACGAGCCTCTACGAGCTTGATCTTGTCCACGACGGACGCCGTTACATGTACGGCTTCGAGGTTGATCGGGATGGAATCAAACGCGAGTGGCTACGTGACGTTCCTAGCTCGCGTTGGCGCACCCTGCTGGAGCGCGATCGCGAAGAGAACGTGTTCACGTTCCATCAGCGCCTTGGCTCCAAGATCGAGGTGACGCCCCGAGAACTCGTTCTCAGCCGCGCACTCTTGCTGAGAGACTCAGCAATCCACGCCTTCGCTCATGACCTTGTCGAGAGCTTCGACATCGTTCTAGTGAAGGACTCGCACCGGACGGCTCGTTTGAGGAGCCTCGCGGACTCGCTAGCAGATGGCGACGTGACGTTCGCTGACCTCGAAGCATTGCTTCAAGTTGCGGATATCGGTGTCATGAAGGTTGATATCGAGGAAACAAACATTCCGGAACGGATCCGCCGGGCAGTCCTTCGGTTCGAACGCGACTTGCGCGAAGAGCACGACGAAGACGCTAGCGGCGAAGGCCAGGACGACGGAGACGAAGAGCAAGAGGAACTCGAAGTCGATGAACTCGAACAGGTTGTACGGCGTCTTCTCCTCACTCACCAGGGAACCGCTGACGACTGCCCGCCATTCTCCGTAGAAGAGGAGAGCGATGGAACCATCGCTTGGCTCGCGATCGCAGTACCTGCGCTAGAAGCACTCCGTGGAGGTGGGCTGCTCTTGGTAGATGAGATCGATGCAAGCCTGCACCCACATCTGCTAGAGGTGCTCCTCGGCGCGTTCGCAGACCCACTTGTCAACGCACACCACGCGCAGCTCATCTTCACCAGCCACGAGTCATATGTCCTCTCACCACTAAGCGAGGTCCGCCTGGAACCAGAACAGATCTGGCTTACCGACAAAACTAACGAAGGAGTGACCGAGCTGGCCTGCCTGGCCGACTTCCCCAAGCACCCCGACGCCAACGTTGCAAAGCGCTACCTCACAGGACGATACGGCGGAACCCCGAGGCTCTCGCCGAGCCTGTTCGCCGCTCTCGTTGATACCGGAGAGGTGCAGCAATAG
- a CDS encoding CBASS oligonucleotide cyclase: MTEITHAQIAAFAAERINLPHTDAVKHRSQVNGLRDRLAAKIAADPAYGLVKSLHAGSVAKSTALKSVNDLDLAVYVKAAEAPEDDSELVPWLADRLYEATTNMDRDQFEEQTHCVTVHYRGSGLDVDVVPVLYEGEANDVGYLIKKHTGDRLKTSTRLHLDFIANRRKTYGLEFLELIRITKWWKRQIVTRTDPDFRFKSFMIELIWAHLADEGVQLTDYPRALETFFEWIVKTGLEERVTFTDYTSTFPTRGSNPIEILDPVNPENNVASRYDNFGRDKILDAAGSAYDALTDARFATTKGRAVDDWQELLGPTFKG; this comes from the coding sequence ATGACAGAAATAACCCACGCGCAGATTGCTGCGTTCGCTGCTGAGCGGATCAATCTGCCCCACACTGACGCGGTCAAGCACCGTAGTCAAGTTAACGGACTCCGAGATCGCCTTGCTGCAAAGATCGCCGCCGATCCTGCATACGGCCTTGTCAAGAGTCTCCATGCCGGGAGCGTTGCAAAGAGCACAGCGCTTAAGAGCGTCAACGATCTTGATCTTGCCGTGTATGTCAAAGCGGCAGAAGCTCCGGAAGACGATTCAGAACTCGTCCCGTGGCTGGCGGATCGTCTCTACGAGGCCACCACGAACATGGATCGTGACCAATTCGAAGAGCAGACACACTGCGTCACGGTTCACTATCGCGGATCTGGCCTCGATGTCGATGTTGTTCCGGTGCTTTACGAAGGCGAAGCCAATGATGTGGGTTATCTCATCAAGAAGCACACTGGAGACAGACTGAAGACGAGTACACGGCTTCACCTCGACTTCATCGCAAACCGGCGCAAGACGTATGGCCTGGAATTTCTGGAACTCATCCGCATAACCAAATGGTGGAAGCGCCAGATCGTCACGCGAACCGATCCCGACTTCAGATTCAAGTCCTTCATGATTGAGCTGATCTGGGCTCATCTCGCAGATGAAGGCGTGCAGCTTACCGATTACCCGAGAGCTCTGGAAACCTTCTTTGAGTGGATTGTGAAAACTGGGCTCGAAGAACGGGTGACATTCACCGACTATACGTCCACGTTCCCGACTCGCGGATCTAATCCCATTGAGATTCTCGATCCCGTGAACCCGGAGAACAACGTCGCGAGCCGGTACGACAACTTCGGACGAGACAAGATTCTCGATGCGGCTGGGTCCGCGTACGACGCTCTCACCGATGCTCGTTTTGCAACGACCAAAGGTCGCGCAGTCGATGACTGGCAAGAACTCCTTGGTCCCACCTTCAAAGGATAG
- the erm gene encoding 23S ribosomal RNA methyltransferase Erm, which yields MPRSSHGGRHELGQNFLTHTPTISKITALVTATKGPILELGAGAGALTRPLAQLGRPVTAIDIDEHRIASLQSALPGVTINHADALTVPLDHPVIVGNIPFHLTTPILRRLLRGGTWTEAVLLTQWEVARKRCGIGGSTMLTAQTAPWFTFDLHGRVPSWGFRPRPSVDGGIIQISRRNHPLVPGSQRSRYEQFVRAVFTGRGGTLERIIANAGRLDPGQAKQLLRQSGIDTRALPRDLTPEQWAGVWNAMPEQPPLKTHQTRPRSNDS from the coding sequence ATGCCTCGTTCATCCCACGGCGGCCGACACGAACTCGGCCAGAACTTCCTCACCCACACACCCACTATCAGCAAGATCACAGCCCTCGTTACGGCGACGAAGGGGCCGATCCTTGAACTCGGCGCTGGAGCCGGTGCACTCACGAGGCCTCTCGCGCAACTCGGCAGGCCAGTGACTGCGATCGACATCGACGAGCATCGGATCGCAAGCCTCCAAAGCGCACTGCCAGGCGTGACGATCAATCACGCCGACGCGCTCACCGTTCCTCTCGACCATCCCGTGATCGTAGGGAACATCCCTTTCCACCTCACCACTCCGATTCTGCGACGGCTTCTCCGGGGCGGCACCTGGACCGAGGCCGTGCTCCTCACTCAATGGGAGGTCGCACGCAAGCGCTGCGGGATCGGTGGCTCCACCATGCTGACTGCGCAGACTGCGCCCTGGTTTACCTTCGACCTCCACGGCCGGGTTCCCTCCTGGGGTTTTCGCCCACGCCCCAGCGTTGATGGGGGCATCATCCAGATCAGTAGACGCAACCATCCTCTCGTTCCCGGTTCACAGCGCAGCCGGTACGAACAGTTCGTACGCGCGGTGTTCACCGGTCGAGGCGGAACCCTCGAGCGCATCATCGCGAACGCGGGCCGCCTCGATCCTGGACAAGCCAAGCAACTCTTGAGGCAGAGTGGCATCGACACACGCGCGTTGCCGCGAGACCTGACACCAGAGCAGTGGGCCGGAGTCTGGAACGCGATGCCTGAGCAGCCACCACTCAAAACCCACCAAACACGACCACGGTCTAACGATTCATGA